The following are encoded in a window of Glandiceps talaboti chromosome 5, keGlaTala1.1, whole genome shotgun sequence genomic DNA:
- the LOC144435630 gene encoding glutamate-rich WD repeat-containing protein 1-like, which produces MAEIEGNSSGEEMEVIEAEESDGEEEEMEEEKGEAKAFLPGEQMGDDEELVRDESAYHMYHQAQTGAPCLSFDILKDNLGENRVEYPHTCYLVAGTQAEKTHLNNIIVMKMSNLYKTKKDEEEEEKEDDDDDDSSEENEDEKAELETSMIKHNGSINRIRSTVINERHLVATWSEKGSVHIWDLKQHVDALEDSAALARLAKQDKTKPLFTFSGHQSEGYAVDWSPTVIGRLATGDCKKNIHLWNMKEGGDWHVDQRPYTAHTESVEDIQWSPNENTVFASCSVDKTVRVWDSRAAPSKACMLTTTAHDSDVNVISWNRNEPFIVSGGDDGMLKVWDLRQFQKGQAVAKFKHHTAPITSVAWNHKDSTVFAASGADNQITLWDLAVEKDEETSRPEQGNSAQPDVPPQLLFIHQGQTDIKEVHWHSQIPGLIISTAHDGFNIFRTISV; this is translated from the exons ATGGCGGAGATAGAAGGTAACTCTTCCGGGGAGGAAATGGAAGTAATTGAAGCTGAAGAGAGTGATGGCGAGGAGGAAGAAATGGAAGAGGAAAAGGGGGAGGCGAAGGCTTTTCTTCCTGGGGAACAAATGGGGGACGATGAGGAACTAGTGAGAGATGAATCGGCTTATCATATGTACCATCAGGCACAAACAG gaGCACCTTGTTTGAGTTTTGACATCTTGAAGGATAATCTAGGTGAGAATCGTGTAGAGTATCCACATACATGCTACCTTGTGGCTGGAACACAGGCAGAGAAAACACACCTCAACAACATCATTGTAATGAAAATGAGTAATCTCTACAAAACCAAAAAAGATGAGGAAGAGGAGGAGAaggaagatgatgatgatgatgatagtagTGAAGAAAATGAAGATGAGAAAGCAGAGTTAGAAACATCAATGATTAAACACAATGGATCTATCAATAGGATTAGG AGTACAGTGATAAATGAACGACACTTAGTTGCTACTTGGTCAGAAAAAGGAAGTGTGCACATCTGGGATTTGAAACAACATGTAGACGCCCTGGAAGACAGTGCAGCACTAGCCAGACTAGCCAAACAAGACAAGACCAAACCATTGTTTACATTCAGTGGCCACCAATCAGAAGGCTATGCTGTAGACTGGTCACCTACTGTGATTG gaAGACTAGCGACAGGAGACTGTAAAAAGAATATTCACCTTTGGAATATGAAGGAAGGTGGTGATTGGCATGTAGACCAGAGACCTTACACAGCACATACAGAGTCTGTAGAAGATATACAATGGTCACCCAATGAAAATACT GTCTTTGCATCATGTTCGGTGGACAAAACTGTTCGTGTCTGGGACAGCAGAGCAGCACCAAGTAAAGCCTGTATGTTGACAACCACAGCGCATGACAGTGATGTGAATGTCATCAGCTGGAATAGGAACGAACCATTCATTGTATCTGGTGGGGATGATGGCATGTTGAAAGTGTGGGACCTTAGACAGTTCCAG AAGGGTCAAGCTGTTGCCAAGTTCAAACATCACACGGCACCCATCACATCAGTGGCATGGAACCACAAAGACAGCACAGTGTTTGCAGCGTCAGGTGCCGACAACCAAATCACACTGTGGGACTTAGCAGTTGAGAAAGACGAGGAAACATCTCGCCCAGAACAAGGAAATTCAGCACAGCCGGACGTACCTCCACAACTTTTGTTTATTCACCAGGGTCAAACTGATATTAAAGAGGTTCACTGGCATTCACAGATTCCTGGACTTATCATCAGCACTGCACATGATGGATTCAATATTTTTAGAACTATCAGTGTGTGA